A genomic window from Lycium barbarum isolate Lr01 chromosome 4, ASM1917538v2, whole genome shotgun sequence includes:
- the LOC132635759 gene encoding cytochrome c oxidase subunit 5b-2, mitochondrial-like, with the protein MWRRVFSWQLQHRVPKWGVITCRSLNSSPSPSATTSFQQPTTLFSDPELLPKRVEDFMPIATGHEREELEAQLQGRNILELNYPIGPFGTKEAPAIVKSVYDKRIVGCPGGEGEDEHDVVWFWLEKGKPHEYPVCSQCFKLDVVGPGGPPDGHGDDH; encoded by the exons ATGTGGAGGAGAGTATTTTCATGGCAGCTCCAACATAGAGTCCCCAAATGGGGCGTTATTACTTGTCGATCTCTCAACTCTTCACCTTCTCCCTCCGCTACGACGTCGTTTCAGCAACCCACTACCCTCTTCTCCGACCCCG AGTTACTACCGAAGAGAGTTGAAGATTTTATGCCAATTGCTACTGGACATGAGCGTGAAGAACTTGAGGCTCAACTTCAG GGCAGAAACATTTTGGAGTTGAATTATCCAATTGGCCCATTTGGTACCAAG GAAGCACCTGCAATTGTTAAGTCTGTCTATGACAAAAGGATAGTTGGATGCCCTGGTGGTGAAGGAG AAGACGAGCATGATGTGGTCTGGTTTTGGTTGGAGAAAGGGAAGCCTCATGAGTACCCCGTGTGTTCTCAATGCTTCAAG CTAGATGTTGTTGGGCCTGGAGGGCCTCCTGATGGGCATGGAGATGACCATTAA